The genomic DNA AACTTTGTTTTGAAATTTTTGTTAGATTTACTAACAAAGACAAATATTGTTGTACAACGCTTATTTTTCTTCCTTTTTATAAATTTTAACTATATATAAAGCATTATAATTCAAATGAATTTTTAAAGGCTCTCTTTTGAAGTCATGTTCAATAATTCGATAACTTGGATGCATTAAATAATCCATTTTTCTTAAAAATTGATTTGTCCATTCATATTTTTCACGTATATTTTGCGAAATCACATGATTGATATTGCCATGATAATCATCGATAAGTTGAATTTTAACGAGATAGTTATCTTTCAATTGTTCATCTTTAAAATCAATATAAACATCGGTTTGATCATAATCAATATCTTTCGATTCGCTTTCAAGTACTCTCCAATCATAAATAAAAACAGAATATTTATTTTCGTCGTCAATAATAATATAGTTTTCATTTATTAATTTAGGCTTCAAACTAATTTTTAACAGTTGCTCAATCATCGTTCCTAAAATGGATTTAAAGCCATTTTTATCGAAAATATGTAATGCATTAAATAAACTCGCATTATTTTTAAAATTAAAACCGATACCATTAAAATAAGAAGCAGTTTTGACTAACGTTTCAATGAGTAAAGGCGCACTATTGTTCAAATCATTATATTTATTATTTAAGAATTTGTGATTTTCAAAGTTTAAAAATATAAATTTTTGCTCTTCTAAATCAATTTGTTTTAATATTTCTCGTATATTTTGATAACGTAAAATATTTTTAACCAATAAATGTTCATTTTGTTCTATTAAGTATGGCATTTTTAAATTCGCATTATCTATATATAAAAACTTAAAATTAATTCGTTTAATCTGTGACTCTAACGTTTTAAATAATACTGGATTATTTAACAATTCACTAATTTCTAAACCAAACGAAAATCGCTGCGTTTTATGTTGAATTTTTAAAATCACTCTATAAATGTCTTTCAAATTAATTTCTTTTAAATCAAAAACAAGCCCTAATTCTTGTCCACCTTGTAGCGGAATTTGATGTGCCTTGAAATACTCTACGATATCTTCATAATTTGACTCCAAAAAATCGGTCAAACTTAAATCTTCTAATCTAAAACTTACATTTAAGTTATTCTTTATAATGCATTCAAATAATTGCTGTCTTTCTAATTTAGTCATTCGACTTTTAATATCGCGCATATCTACTTTTAAGTAAAACATCAATGTCGAATTATCTTCATAAAGCGGTCTTGCATAATCTTTCAAAAATAATAATTTTATCTCCTCAATCGTGTTAATTTGTACGACTAAGTGATATGGATTAACCGTTGATTCTATTTTAGAATCCACATAGATTTTATGTTCAGTTAGTCGTTGATAATAACTCTGTTTACTTTCAACAATATGATGAATATGGTCGATACTATCATCAATATGATTCTCGTAATCCATAAGAATCATTTTTTCATGCTTATCACAGGAACGATAATCGTTAGGTGTTAGTCCAACATAAGTTTTAAACGTTTTTGAGTAGCTTGACGCATTACTAAAACCAACTTTTTCACTTATTAAACTAATCGTATTATCAGTAGTTAATAACCATTCAAATGAATTAGCTATTTTAAGTGTATCAACATACGTTTTAAAGCCCATATGTAGTAATTGATTGAATTGTGCTGATAAATTAGATTTAGATGTATACAATTTTGCAGAGATATCTTTTAACGTAAGCTTTTTAGTAATATTACTATTAATATATTCTAAAATTTGACTTAATTCTCCATAATAAGAGAAATTATATTGATTATTTGCGATTATCTTCTCAATACTACCTTCTTT from Staphylococcus taiwanensis includes the following:
- a CDS encoding helix-turn-helix transcriptional regulator, which gives rise to MSNAYFHILTKHEYKMTRCQDGIILLFPIEGQLKIQHFTKSVSIKNDIYIINNTDIFSIKENSKTIMLYIASDWFRDEGFDFFDYKYSTNVVKSVNAIKRSLLQLAVNHLNVASESEDAKHIIEIANILGKEGSIEKIIANNQYNFSYYGELSQILEYINSNITKKLTLKDISAKLYTSKSNLSAQFNQLLHMGFKTYVDTLKIANSFEWLLTTDNTISLISEKVGFSNASSYSKTFKTYVGLTPNDYRSCDKHEKMILMDYENHIDDSIDHIHHIVESKQSYYQRLTEHKIYVDSKIESTVNPYHLVVQINTIEEIKLLFLKDYARPLYEDNSTLMFYLKVDMRDIKSRMTKLERQQLFECIIKNNLNVSFRLEDLSLTDFLESNYEDIVEYFKAHQIPLQGGQELGLVFDLKEINLKDIYRVILKIQHKTQRFSFGLEISELLNNPVLFKTLESQIKRINFKFLYIDNANLKMPYLIEQNEHLLVKNILRYQNIREILKQIDLEEQKFIFLNFENHKFLNNKYNDLNNSAPLLIETLVKTASYFNGIGFNFKNNASLFNALHIFDKNGFKSILGTMIEQLLKISLKPKLINENYIIIDDENKYSVFIYDWRVLESESKDIDYDQTDVYIDFKDEQLKDNYLVKIQLIDDYHGNINHVISQNIREKYEWTNQFLRKMDYLMHPSYRIIEHDFKREPLKIHLNYNALYIVKIYKKEEK